A genome region from Ligilactobacillus cholophilus includes the following:
- a CDS encoding L-lactate dehydrogenase — MATLTARKAAIVGVGGVGMGCAYSILNQGLLDEMVLIDVAGDKADGEARDLMDGVSYAPENCKVYHGDYSDCKDAQMVIITAGINQKPGQSRLELVGTNAKIMRSIVKEVMASGFDGNLVIVSNPVDVLTYVAWEESGLPQNRVIGTGTSLDSTRLRMQLANKTGVDPHAISAYIVGEHGDSEQPLWSQASIGGKPLMDWIEDGDEGVIKKEDLEEIRKTVRDAAYYIIDRKQITNWGIGLSTARVVRAILNDERAILPVSAYFNGEYGLNDIFTGIPTIVGENGVERIVEMHITDEEKAGLHKSASELKEVLDSVRGK; from the coding sequence ATGGCTACATTGACAGCAAGAAAAGCTGCTATCGTCGGTGTCGGCGGTGTAGGTATGGGTTGTGCATACTCAATCTTAAACCAAGGTCTTTTAGACGAAATGGTATTAATCGACGTTGCTGGTGACAAGGCAGACGGTGAAGCACGTGACTTAATGGATGGTGTTTCATACGCTCCTGAAAACTGCAAGGTTTACCATGGTGACTACTCAGACTGTAAAGATGCTCAAATGGTAATCATTACAGCTGGTATCAACCAAAAACCAGGTCAATCACGTTTGGAATTAGTTGGTACAAACGCTAAGATCATGCGTTCAATCGTTAAAGAAGTTATGGCTTCTGGTTTCGATGGCAACTTAGTAATCGTTTCAAACCCAGTTGACGTTTTAACATATGTTGCATGGGAAGAATCAGGTTTACCACAAAACCGTGTTATCGGTACAGGTACATCATTAGACTCAACTCGTTTACGTATGCAATTAGCTAACAAGACTGGTGTAGATCCACATGCTATCTCAGCTTACATTGTTGGTGAACACGGTGACTCAGAACAACCATTATGGTCACAAGCTTCAATCGGTGGTAAGCCATTAATGGACTGGATCGAAGACGGTGACGAAGGTGTTATCAAGAAAGAAGATCTTGAAGAAATCCGTAAGACAGTTCGTGACGCTGCATACTACATCATTGATCGTAAGCAAATCACTAACTGGGGTATTGGTTTAAGTACAGCTCGCGTTGTTCGTGCTATCTTAAACGACGAACGTGCAATCTTACCAGTTTCAGCATACTTCAATGGTGAATATGGTTTGAACGACATCTTCACAGGTATCCCAACAATCGTTGGTGAAAACGGTGTAGAACGTATCGTTGAAATGCACATCACAGACGAAGAAAAAGCTGGTTTACACAAGTCAGCTTCAGAACTTAAAGAAGTTCTTGACTCAGTTCGTGGAAAATAA
- the nagA gene encoding N-acetylglucosamine-6-phosphate deacetylase: MSYYIHAAKYFLKNTTENNGYLEINDDGTFGKYYPENQKPQGKIVEYPDKWVSPGLFDTHIHGLLGHDVTDGDWDAINEMSEGLLKAGVTSWLPTTVTASFEQLDKVCHAIGEHQGQEKGAKIRGIHFEGPYFTEEHKGAQDPKYLRDPDFDEFQKWQESANGLLNKISIAPERNGAAEFTQKAVNSGVVVSIGHSSATYEQAKRCIEAGATMFTHTYNGMNDMGHREPGMVGAAYTMADTYCEIICDGHHNAPAAVQVLINQKTPDNVALVTDCMRAGLMPEGDYMLGELEVYVKDGMARLKKGNNLAGSILLLKDAIKNLVEWNVATPEEAIRMATLVPAKSMNMENKVGAIVPGAAADFLILDSNMNLCETYLNGKSRYLA; the protein is encoded by the coding sequence ATGAGCTATTACATTCATGCTGCAAAATATTTTTTGAAAAATACAACAGAAAATAATGGTTATTTAGAAATTAATGATGATGGCACATTTGGTAAATATTATCCAGAAAATCAAAAGCCACAAGGAAAAATCGTCGAGTATCCAGATAAATGGGTTTCTCCTGGTCTATTTGATACACATATCCATGGATTATTAGGTCATGATGTAACTGATGGTGATTGGGATGCAATTAATGAAATGTCCGAGGGATTATTAAAAGCAGGAGTTACATCTTGGTTACCAACAACAGTGACGGCATCGTTTGAACAATTAGATAAGGTATGCCACGCAATTGGAGAACACCAAGGTCAAGAAAAGGGTGCTAAAATTCGTGGGATTCATTTTGAAGGGCCATATTTTACTGAAGAACATAAAGGTGCTCAAGATCCTAAATACTTACGTGATCCAGATTTTGATGAATTTCAAAAATGGCAAGAATCTGCTAATGGATTATTAAATAAAATTTCAATTGCTCCAGAACGTAATGGAGCAGCAGAATTTACGCAAAAAGCAGTTAATAGTGGAGTAGTTGTTTCAATAGGACATAGTAGTGCAACGTATGAACAAGCTAAACGTTGTATTGAGGCTGGAGCAACTATGTTTACACATACATATAATGGAATGAATGATATGGGACATCGTGAACCTGGGATGGTAGGAGCAGCATATACGATGGCAGACACATATTGTGAAATAATTTGTGATGGACATCATAATGCTCCGGCTGCAGTACAGGTATTAATAAATCAAAAAACTCCTGATAATGTTGCTCTCGTTACAGATTGTATGCGAGCTGGTTTAATGCCAGAAGGAGATTATATGCTGGGCGAGTTGGAAGTTTACGTTAAAGACGGAATGGCACGTTTGAAAAAGGGAAATAATTTAGCAGGTAGCATTTTATTATTAAAAGATGCTATTAAAAATTTAGTAGAATGGAATGTAGCTACACCTGAAGAAGCAATTAGGATGGCTACACTTGTTCCTGCTAAAAGTATGAATATGGAAAATAAAGTAGGTGCAATTGTTCCAGGAGCCGCTGCAGATTTCTTGATTTTAGATTCAAATATGAATTTATGTGAAACATATTTAAATGGAAAATCACGGTATCTTGCATAA
- a CDS encoding uracil-DNA glycosylase, which translates to MEYPENLVNLVKQRTKDFKMEGFLSGNGKINPPIMIVGEAPGRKEITSHIPFSGQAGKELIKSLAITGLTRNDVYITSVVRSRPYSIKKVKNKKTGEIETKEPNRTPTKKEVLAFAPLFDWELQQVAPQIIVTVGNTSLQRILGSKYNVGENHGQIFHQAIQRFDEENECYRLSEKKYTVIPTFHPAAVFYNRKLTPMISEDWNLINQILKDKSKIKQ; encoded by the coding sequence ATGGAATACCCTGAAAATCTAGTGAATCTAGTTAAGCAAAGAACAAAAGATTTTAAAATGGAAGGATTTTTATCTGGAAATGGTAAAATAAATCCGCCAATTATGATTGTTGGAGAAGCTCCGGGAAGAAAAGAAATTACCTCTCATATTCCATTTTCAGGTCAAGCTGGTAAAGAACTAATAAAATCTTTGGCGATTACGGGATTAACTCGTAATGATGTTTATATTACAAGTGTTGTTCGTAGTCGACCATATTCAATTAAAAAAGTTAAGAATAAAAAAACTGGTGAAATAGAGACAAAGGAACCAAATCGTACGCCAACAAAAAAAGAAGTGCTAGCCTTTGCCCCATTATTTGATTGGGAACTTCAGCAGGTAGCACCACAGATTATTGTTACTGTTGGAAATACAAGTTTACAACGAATTTTAGGTTCTAAGTATAATGTAGGAGAAAATCACGGACAAATTTTTCATCAAGCAATTCAACGATTTGATGAAGAAAATGAATGCTATAGATTAAGTGAGAAAAAATATACTGTTATTCCAACATTTCATCCAGCAGCAGTGTTTTACAATCGCAAACTCACACCTATGATTAGTGAGGATTGGAATTTGATTAATCAAATTTTAAAAGATAAAAGCAAAATAAAACAGTGA